From Algoriphagus sp. NG3, the proteins below share one genomic window:
- the mtgA gene encoding monofunctional biosynthetic peptidoglycan transglycosylase: MKLLKWLWRIAWKAAMWFLILSVGLTVIYRFVPVVITPLMVIRVVEQAFDPDKEVLLRKDWVPLSEISKNAPQAVFAAEDQKFLDHKGFDIEAMEKAWENNKKGKRIKGASTITQQTVKNVFLWPSRSYLRKGLEAYFTVLVELLWSKERIMEVYLNVIEMGDGIYGIEAASTTFFNTSAAKLTRNQAALIAAVLPNPRRWSPAKPSGYILSRQAWILRQMNNLAPIDMGI, translated from the coding sequence ATGAAGCTTTTGAAATGGCTTTGGCGTATAGCATGGAAAGCCGCCATGTGGTTTTTAATACTCTCTGTCGGATTGACGGTGATCTATCGCTTTGTCCCTGTGGTCATCACTCCCTTGATGGTGATTCGGGTGGTAGAGCAAGCTTTCGATCCTGACAAGGAAGTCTTGCTTAGAAAGGACTGGGTTCCACTAAGTGAAATCTCCAAAAATGCTCCTCAGGCTGTCTTTGCTGCAGAAGATCAGAAATTTCTTGATCATAAGGGGTTTGATATAGAAGCCATGGAGAAAGCATGGGAAAACAACAAAAAGGGGAAAAGAATAAAAGGAGCCAGTACCATTACCCAGCAGACGGTAAAGAATGTTTTTTTATGGCCATCAAGGAGCTATTTACGAAAAGGGCTGGAGGCATATTTCACAGTATTGGTAGAGCTCCTTTGGTCTAAGGAGCGGATCATGGAAGTGTATCTGAATGTGATAGAAATGGGTGATGGAATCTATGGTATAGAGGCAGCGTCCACGACATTTTTTAACACATCTGCCGCTAAACTAACCCGAAATCAAGCAGCGCTTATTGCTGCTGTACTTCCAAATCCAAGAAGATGGTCGCCTGCCAAACCCTCAGGTTATATCCTAAGTAGGCAGGCTTGGATACTCAGGCAGATGAATAATCTGGCTCCCATTGATATGGGGATATAG
- a CDS encoding chloride channel protein — protein sequence MSNQTFILILSGIIGVLSGLAAVILKQSVHTIQHFLTEGFYKEYANFLYIIYPLIGITAAYLLSKFIFKDGGGHGIPDILFTISKKQSIISRVKTYSRVFTSAITVGFGGSVGLEAPMLVTGSAIGSNVGSLVHLNAKKRTLLIGCGAAAAISSIFGAPIGGVIFAIEVILMEISTASFIPLLIATVTGSLTSMVLIGKDSVFNFRLIQNFQASHMPYYLLLGIACGLVSLYFSQAVRKTESLMEALENQALRILYGGAILGIMVFFLPPIYGEGYDTLNTLIDGNSNQLLEKSPFFSLIENPYLIIIFLIFIILVKPIAAAVTLGAGGSGGIFAPSLYVGGILGFLFAYSSNLLDFTIPLPLAHFTLVAMCGVMAGTQHAPLSAIFLIAEITGGYELFIPLMFVSAISYVTKTAYQKDSIYMKQLKEKGRHLPESKDQELLELISITNVIERDLLPIHPDSKLKDLISLVKISKRNIFPVVDEHKALRGIVTLDDIRDIMFDREKQEVVLIRELMHSPPEILLATENMQKAMEKFELSGAWNLPVIEDGKYLGFVSKSRIFNAYRKRLIKQKQD from the coding sequence ATGAGCAACCAGACTTTTATCCTCATTCTCAGCGGGATAATAGGGGTCTTATCTGGCTTAGCGGCAGTCATCCTAAAGCAAAGTGTCCATACCATACAGCATTTTCTCACTGAGGGCTTTTATAAGGAATATGCTAATTTTCTTTACATCATATACCCTCTTATAGGTATCACAGCGGCTTACCTATTAAGTAAATTCATCTTCAAAGATGGCGGTGGCCATGGGATTCCGGACATACTTTTTACCATATCAAAAAAGCAAAGTATCATCTCCCGGGTGAAGACCTATAGCCGGGTATTCACTTCTGCCATTACAGTAGGGTTTGGTGGATCTGTGGGTCTTGAAGCCCCCATGCTGGTCACAGGATCTGCTATTGGCTCCAATGTAGGCTCCTTGGTGCATCTAAACGCCAAAAAAAGAACCCTCTTAATCGGGTGTGGGGCCGCGGCAGCTATTTCTTCTATTTTTGGAGCACCAATAGGAGGAGTGATTTTCGCCATAGAGGTAATACTGATGGAAATCAGTACAGCGAGCTTTATACCCCTGCTGATTGCCACTGTGACTGGCTCCCTCACCTCTATGGTCCTGATCGGCAAAGACTCGGTTTTTAACTTCAGGCTGATACAGAACTTCCAGGCATCACACATGCCCTATTATTTACTTCTCGGGATCGCATGCGGCCTGGTTTCGCTGTACTTCAGCCAAGCTGTAAGAAAAACAGAATCACTAATGGAAGCCCTAGAGAACCAAGCGCTAAGAATTCTATATGGAGGGGCTATTTTAGGAATAATGGTTTTCTTCCTACCTCCCATATACGGCGAAGGCTACGATACCCTAAATACCCTGATTGATGGAAATTCTAATCAACTGCTGGAAAAGAGCCCATTCTTTTCCCTTATTGAGAATCCTTATCTGATCATCATTTTCCTGATATTTATCATTCTTGTCAAACCTATTGCTGCCGCAGTGACACTTGGTGCAGGTGGTAGCGGGGGGATTTTTGCACCTTCTCTGTACGTAGGAGGGATATTGGGCTTCCTTTTCGCCTACTCCAGCAATCTTTTGGACTTCACTATTCCCCTTCCCCTGGCACACTTTACTTTGGTAGCGATGTGTGGAGTAATGGCTGGCACCCAGCATGCTCCCCTATCCGCAATATTCCTTATTGCAGAGATTACTGGCGGTTATGAATTATTCATTCCCTTGATGTTTGTATCCGCAATATCCTACGTCACTAAGACAGCCTATCAGAAAGACAGCATCTACATGAAGCAGCTCAAGGAAAAAGGCAGGCACTTACCCGAATCCAAAGATCAAGAGCTCCTGGAACTTATTTCTATCACAAATGTGATAGAACGCGACCTATTGCCCATACATCCTGACTCCAAATTGAAGGATCTGATCAGTCTAGTGAAGATATCAAAGCGCAATATATTTCCTGTAGTTGATGAGCATAAAGCACTGCGTGGTATTGTCACGCTGGATGATATCCGGGACATTATGTTTGACCGTGAAAAACAAGAAGTTGTCCTAATCAGAGAATTGATGCACAGTCCTCCAGAAATCCTATTGGCCACTGAAAATATGCAAAAAGCAATGGAGAAGTTTGAACTATCTGGCGCCTGGAACCTTCCTGTAATAGAAGATGGCAAATATTTGGGCTTTGTTTCTAAGTCCAGGATCTTCAATGCATACCGGAAACGGCTGATCAAACAAAAGCAAGATTAG